One Lactobacillus crispatus DNA segment encodes these proteins:
- a CDS encoding tetratricopeptide repeat protein, with protein MDEDDKLQKSNKLLDIGAEAYRNGDYLKAQKYYEYAAKLGNTQAICNLGYIYEYGRTGKRDYKKAFYCFKIAADDGSAEACYKVGDSYFYGDAIKQNYNLALEYYIKAEDFANKSGIDDDIKSDIYYRLALCLYKGYGTDEDPLSALEYINEAEYYSYCDRFEDKFMWQSIAKRIESLRAEILQRLDEYLKN; from the coding sequence ATGGATGAAGACGATAAATTACAAAAATCAAATAAATTATTAGATATAGGCGCTGAGGCCTACCGCAATGGTGATTACCTAAAAGCACAAAAATATTATGAATATGCAGCAAAGCTAGGTAACACTCAAGCTATCTGTAATTTGGGCTATATTTATGAATATGGTCGTACAGGGAAGCGTGATTACAAGAAGGCGTTTTACTGCTTTAAGATTGCCGCAGATGACGGTAGTGCAGAAGCCTGTTATAAAGTAGGAGATAGTTACTTCTATGGAGATGCAATAAAACAAAATTACAACTTGGCTCTTGAGTACTATATCAAAGCAGAAGATTTTGCTAATAAATCTGGTATTGATGATGATATTAAATCAGATATTTATTATCGTTTAGCGCTATGTTTGTACAAAGGGTATGGTACAGATGAAGATCCATTATCTGCATTAGAATACATAAATGAAGCTGAATATTACTCTTATTGTGACCGCTTTGAAGATAAATTCATGTGGCAATCAATAGCTAAGAGAATTGAATCACTAAGAGCCGAGATTTTACAAAGACTAGATGAATATTTAAAAAATTAA
- a CDS encoding AAA family ATPase produces MKKIPLILMLGPQASGKSSFIKMNNLQNYTISGDEIRIRLNGINSNNGHTQINFVPQTESIVWHIFYEELDTRLQNKLPTVIDNTNLAGHGFNPISDILKRVPVDYQVYVIDCFKPLLDSKDPFSEESLDHALKTLVQRNRDREYSVNMDIIKRFVGYYKDFKIPDKVKVISSADLQQAQDIIDMVLNYR; encoded by the coding sequence ATGAAAAAGATACCTTTAATCTTAATGCTAGGACCACAAGCGTCTGGTAAATCTAGTTTTATTAAGATGAATAATTTACAAAACTATACTATTTCTGGAGATGAAATTAGAATTCGCCTAAATGGGATCAATTCTAATAATGGTCACACTCAGATAAATTTTGTCCCGCAAACAGAATCAATTGTATGGCATATTTTTTATGAAGAACTAGACACACGTTTGCAGAATAAGTTGCCAACTGTCATAGATAATACGAATCTGGCTGGTCATGGATTCAATCCAATCAGCGATATTCTGAAAAGAGTGCCAGTCGATTATCAAGTATATGTCATTGATTGTTTTAAGCCATTATTGGACTCCAAAGATCCATTCAGTGAGGAGTCTCTAGATCATGCATTAAAAACTCTTGTGCAGCGCAATCGTGATCGAGAATATTCAGTGAATATGGATATAATTAAACGTTTTGTTGGCTATTATAAAGATTTTAAAATACCAGATAAAGTCAAAGTGATCAGTTCTGCAGATTTGCAGCAAGCACAGGATATAATCGATATGGTGTTAAATTATCGATAA